Proteins encoded within one genomic window of Hahella chejuensis KCTC 2396:
- the ccoP gene encoding cytochrome-c oxidase, cbb3-type subunit III yields the protein MTSFWTGWISFIVLGSIFGCAWLLWITRKSQKFDTETEQTMGHSFDGIEEYDNPLPRWWLVLFMGTIFFGLAYLVVYPGLGGYKGLFGWTSVNQWEAEVKKAEETYAPIFAKLAATPIEELAKDENAMKIGQRLFANNCAVCHGSTAHGATGFPNLTDNDWLYGGSPEKIKETITGGRNGSAMRAWKDEIGEEGVKQVAHYVRSLSGQEDVDAAMSAKGAEIFTANCVVCHGEGGKGSHDMGAPNLTDGIWLYGGTQSVIEATVRNGRGGVMPAFKDQLGEERIHLLAAYIYSLSHQ from the coding sequence ATGACTAGTTTCTGGACCGGATGGATATCTTTTATCGTCCTGGGATCAATATTTGGTTGCGCCTGGTTGCTGTGGATCACCCGCAAAAGCCAGAAGTTCGATACCGAAACCGAGCAGACCATGGGTCACTCGTTTGACGGCATCGAAGAGTATGATAATCCCCTGCCCCGCTGGTGGCTGGTTCTGTTTATGGGAACCATTTTCTTCGGGCTGGCTTATCTGGTTGTTTATCCTGGTCTGGGCGGCTACAAAGGCCTTTTTGGCTGGACCTCCGTAAACCAGTGGGAAGCGGAAGTGAAAAAGGCGGAAGAAACTTACGCCCCTATTTTCGCCAAGCTGGCGGCCACGCCCATCGAGGAATTGGCGAAAGATGAAAACGCCATGAAAATCGGTCAGCGCCTGTTCGCCAACAATTGCGCCGTCTGTCACGGCAGCACCGCACACGGCGCAACGGGCTTCCCTAACCTGACGGACAACGACTGGCTGTACGGCGGCTCGCCAGAGAAGATCAAAGAGACTATCACTGGCGGTCGCAACGGCTCAGCCATGCGCGCATGGAAAGACGAGATTGGCGAAGAAGGCGTTAAACAAGTCGCCCATTATGTTCGCTCTCTGAGCGGTCAAGAAGATGTTGATGCGGCAATGTCGGCTAAAGGCGCTGAAATCTTTACTGCGAACTGCGTTGTTTGCCACGGTGAAGGCGGTAAAGGCAGCCATGATATGGGCGCGCCCAACCTGACTGACGGCATTTGGTTATATGGCGGCACGCAGTCGGTCATAGAGGCCACCGTGCGCAACGGTAGAGGCGGCGTCATGCCAGCATTCAAGGATCAATTGGGTGAAGAGCGTATTCACCTGCTGGCCGCATACATCTATTCCCTGTCTCATCAGTAA
- a CDS encoding CcoQ/FixQ family Cbb3-type cytochrome c oxidase assembly chaperone: protein MDINTVRGLATLFIMAAFIGLVVWAYSSKQKKTFDEAANLPFEDDEADAKSVREAETKKHD from the coding sequence ATGGATATTAATACTGTCCGCGGGTTAGCCACCCTGTTCATCATGGCGGCGTTCATCGGCCTAGTGGTATGGGCTTACAGCTCCAAACAGAAGAAGACGTTTGACGAAGCTGCGAACCTGCCCTTTGAAGATGACGAAGCGGACGCTAAGTCAGTACGCGAAGCGGAGACTAAAAAACATGACTAG
- the ccoO gene encoding cytochrome-c oxidase, cbb3-type subunit II produces MNHEVVEKNLGLMIPLIVVAISFGVLVEVVPLFFTKEVTTPVKGLKPLNALQLEGRDIYIREGCTVCHTQMIRPFRAETERYGHYSVAGESVYEHPFLWGSKRTGPDLARVGEKYSDAWHRAHLYDPRDVVPESNMPAFPWLFTTKVDPSKTAAKLNALSKVGVPYTQEDIDGAAEMVEGKYEIEALVAYLQQLGTAIKR; encoded by the coding sequence ATGAATCATGAAGTCGTCGAGAAAAACCTTGGCTTGATGATCCCTCTGATTGTGGTCGCAATCAGCTTCGGTGTACTCGTAGAAGTCGTACCATTGTTCTTCACCAAAGAAGTGACGACACCGGTTAAAGGCCTCAAGCCGCTGAACGCATTACAGTTGGAAGGACGCGACATTTATATTCGTGAAGGCTGCACCGTCTGCCATACACAGATGATTCGTCCGTTCCGTGCGGAAACCGAGCGCTATGGCCACTACTCTGTCGCTGGTGAATCCGTTTATGAGCACCCCTTCCTGTGGGGCTCCAAGCGTACTGGTCCAGACTTGGCCCGCGTAGGAGAAAAATACAGCGACGCCTGGCATCGGGCCCACCTGTATGACCCCCGCGACGTGGTTCCGGAATCCAACATGCCTGCCTTCCCATGGCTGTTCACCACCAAGGTGGACCCATCAAAGACTGCAGCCAAACTGAACGCTCTCAGCAAAGTCGGCGTACCTTATACCCAAGAGGACATCGACGGCGCAGCGGAAATGGTTGAAGGCAAGTATGAGATTGAAGCCCTGGTTGCCTACCTGCAGCAACTGGGCACAGCAATCAAACGGTAA
- the ccoN gene encoding cytochrome-c oxidase, cbb3-type subunit I produces the protein MNTVSANETYNYKVVRQFAIMTVVWGIVGMAVGVLIAAQLVWPELNTHYPWFHFGRLRPLHTNAVIFAFGGCALFATSYYVVQRTSQASLFSNGLASFTFWGWQAIIVLAAITLPLGYTTSKEYAELEWPIDILIAVVWVAYAIVFFGTVAKRKSKHIYVANWFFGAFIITVAVLHIGNSMAIPVSAMKSYSVYAGAIDAMVQWWWGHNAVGFFLTAGFLGIMYYFVPKQAERPVYSYRLSIVHFWALISIYVWAGAHHLHYSALPDWAQSAGMVMSLILLAPSWGGMINGMMTLSGAWHKLRTDPVLRFLVVSLSFYGMSTFEGPMMSIKTVNALSHNTDWTIGHVHSGALGWVAMISIGALYHLIPRLYGLKEMYSVQLVNVHFWLATIGTVLYIAAMWVNGIMQGLMWRAVNEDGTLTYSFVQALNASYPGYAVRVLGGAIFLTGMLVMAYNTWKTVRQRDAKAIDALPQADSVPQAV, from the coding sequence ATGAATACAGTAAGTGCTAACGAAACCTACAACTACAAGGTGGTGCGTCAGTTCGCCATCATGACAGTTGTTTGGGGTATAGTGGGCATGGCTGTCGGCGTGCTTATCGCAGCACAGCTGGTCTGGCCGGAGCTAAATACTCACTATCCATGGTTCCATTTCGGTCGTTTAAGACCACTGCACACTAACGCCGTTATCTTCGCTTTCGGCGGCTGCGCGCTTTTCGCAACTTCCTACTATGTCGTCCAACGCACCAGTCAGGCTTCTCTGTTTTCCAACGGTCTGGCCAGCTTCACCTTCTGGGGCTGGCAAGCAATCATCGTATTGGCCGCGATTACGCTGCCTCTGGGTTACACCACTTCCAAAGAATACGCAGAACTGGAATGGCCGATCGACATTTTGATCGCGGTTGTCTGGGTGGCGTACGCTATTGTTTTTTTTGGAACTGTCGCCAAACGTAAAAGCAAACATATATATGTCGCCAACTGGTTCTTTGGCGCATTCATTATTACTGTCGCCGTTCTGCACATCGGCAACAGCATGGCGATCCCAGTTTCCGCCATGAAGTCTTACTCTGTATACGCTGGCGCTATCGACGCGATGGTACAGTGGTGGTGGGGCCACAACGCAGTAGGTTTCTTCCTGACCGCCGGTTTCCTGGGCATCATGTACTACTTCGTTCCCAAGCAAGCAGAGCGTCCTGTTTATTCTTATCGTCTGTCCATCGTTCATTTCTGGGCGTTGATCAGCATCTACGTATGGGCCGGCGCGCACCACTTGCACTACAGCGCACTGCCTGACTGGGCGCAAAGCGCGGGTATGGTTATGTCTCTGATCCTGCTGGCGCCCTCCTGGGGCGGTATGATCAACGGCATGATGACCCTGTCCGGCGCCTGGCATAAGCTGCGCACTGACCCGGTTCTGCGCTTCCTTGTTGTCTCTCTGTCTTTCTACGGCATGTCCACGTTCGAAGGCCCGATGATGTCCATCAAGACCGTCAACGCGCTTTCCCACAATACTGACTGGACTATCGGCCACGTTCACTCCGGCGCTCTGGGCTGGGTTGCGATGATCTCTATTGGCGCGCTTTACCATCTGATTCCCCGTCTGTACGGCCTGAAAGAAATGTACAGCGTGCAGCTGGTCAACGTTCACTTCTGGCTGGCGACCATTGGCACCGTACTTTACATCGCGGCAATGTGGGTCAACGGCATCATGCAAGGCCTGATGTGGCGCGCAGTTAACGAAGACGGCACCCTGACCTACAGCTTCGTGCAAGCGCTGAACGCCAGCTACCCTGGCTATGCAGTACGTGTCCTGGGCGGCGCTATATTCCTGACCGGTATGCTGGTCATGGCCTACAACACCTGGAAAACCGTCAGACAACGCGACGCCAAAGCGATTGATGCGCTGCCGCAAGCTGACTCCGTTCCACAAGCTGTTTAA
- a CDS encoding alpha/beta family hydrolase yields the protein MRFMVDGPEQAGKVLLFAHGAGAPMDSDFMSFIAQEISIGGVKVVRFEFPYMQERRDSGKKRPPDRQDKLLNCFAEALENCSPDAEVFLAGKSMGGRMASMLAADLPEGEGRVRGWLAFGYPFHPPGKLDKLRTEHLAGIQVPGLILQGARDPFGGRAENMAQYMGERCVIEWLPDGDHDLAPRKASGFSKEENWRTAAQAALTFMLR from the coding sequence ATGCGCTTTATGGTCGACGGTCCGGAACAGGCCGGGAAGGTTCTTTTATTCGCTCATGGCGCCGGCGCGCCGATGGACTCCGATTTCATGTCCTTTATCGCACAGGAGATCAGCATTGGCGGCGTCAAAGTCGTGCGCTTTGAGTTTCCCTATATGCAAGAACGTCGCGACTCAGGAAAGAAACGTCCGCCAGACCGGCAGGACAAGCTGCTGAATTGCTTCGCGGAGGCGCTGGAAAATTGCTCTCCTGATGCGGAAGTCTTTCTGGCGGGCAAATCCATGGGCGGGCGCATGGCCAGCATGCTGGCGGCGGACCTGCCGGAAGGGGAGGGGCGAGTGCGAGGCTGGCTGGCGTTTGGTTATCCCTTTCACCCTCCAGGTAAACTGGACAAACTCCGGACGGAGCATCTTGCCGGAATTCAAGTCCCGGGATTGATACTGCAAGGAGCGCGCGACCCCTTTGGCGGCAGAGCTGAAAATATGGCGCAGTATATGGGAGAGCGGTGCGTAATCGAGTGGCTTCCCGATGGCGACCATGATCTGGCCCCGCGCAAAGCGTCAGGCTTCTCTAAAGAAGAGAATTGGCGGACTGCGGCGCAGGCGGCGTTGACCTTTATGCTGCGCTGA